In Paenibacillus sonchi, a single genomic region encodes these proteins:
- a CDS encoding DUF3243 domain-containing protein translates to MSEHNHVVNKDGNVTMAKVSDALDRIESEQKDVILKNFEDFRSYLGKRIQLAQKIGLGEEQLAAAAEKIADYLAAHEEPRNSEEKLLLELWKVGSKEERHRLAHMLVKLARN, encoded by the coding sequence ATGTCCGAACATAATCATGTGGTGAACAAGGACGGTAATGTGACGATGGCTAAAGTGAGCGACGCCCTTGACCGGATAGAGTCCGAACAAAAAGACGTTATCCTGAAGAATTTCGAAGATTTCAGATCTTATCTGGGAAAGCGCATCCAATTGGCGCAAAAGATTGGGTTGGGCGAAGAACAGCTGGCCGCAGCGGCGGAGAAAATCGCCGACTATCTGGCTGCACATGAAGAACCGCGCAACAGCGAGGAGAAGCTGCTGCTGGAGCTGTGGAAGGTCGGCAGCAAGGAAGAGCGCCACCGGCTGGCACATATGCTGGTTAAGCTGGCCCGGAATTGA
- a CDS encoding LLM class flavin-dependent oxidoreductase, which produces MMKLSILDQSPVSEGSTPAEALAETARLAIEADRLGYHRFWVSEHHAARGLAGSSPEVLMAHLAAVTSRIRIGSGAVLLPHYSAYKVAENFRVLEALYPGRIDLGLGRAAGGGALAARALQENRTGGAELYELQIQDLLSYLYGAPDQSHRFAGLETSPQVSTAPELWLLGSSRESAALAARLGTGYAYARFINSAGGSMAVRSFRNSFRPSPAASAPQALVSVFAVCAETSAEADRLAASMDLSLVQLEKGHVSTGTPSVETALGYKYTPYDRFRIEDNRRRMVLGSPDEVRQQLTALMEEYQCEEIMFATLMHRYEDKLRSLRLIADVCGLRGGAGAN; this is translated from the coding sequence ATGATGAAATTAAGCATACTGGATCAATCGCCGGTCTCGGAGGGCAGCACGCCGGCCGAGGCTTTGGCTGAAACCGCAAGGCTAGCCATAGAGGCGGACCGGCTGGGCTATCACCGCTTCTGGGTCTCCGAGCATCATGCGGCACGCGGGCTGGCCGGTTCGAGCCCTGAGGTGCTTATGGCACATCTGGCTGCGGTAACCTCAAGAATCCGTATCGGTTCGGGAGCTGTGCTGCTTCCCCATTACAGCGCGTATAAAGTGGCCGAGAACTTTCGCGTCCTCGAAGCCCTGTACCCCGGCCGGATTGATCTTGGGCTGGGCAGAGCTGCAGGAGGCGGGGCGCTCGCCGCAAGAGCGCTCCAGGAGAACCGGACCGGCGGCGCTGAGCTGTACGAATTACAGATCCAAGATCTGCTCAGCTATCTGTATGGCGCTCCGGATCAGTCGCACCGCTTTGCCGGGCTGGAGACCAGCCCGCAGGTCAGCACTGCCCCGGAGCTCTGGCTGCTCGGGTCCAGCAGGGAAAGTGCAGCTCTTGCCGCCAGGCTGGGGACCGGCTATGCATACGCCAGATTTATAAACAGTGCAGGGGGCAGCATGGCGGTCCGCTCCTTCCGGAACAGCTTCCGCCCGTCTCCTGCAGCTTCTGCACCCCAGGCACTGGTGTCGGTGTTTGCTGTATGCGCCGAGACTTCCGCGGAAGCGGACCGGCTGGCTGCCAGTATGGATTTGTCCCTGGTTCAGCTGGAGAAGGGCCATGTCTCGACAGGCACGCCTTCTGTGGAGACGGCACTGGGCTACAAGTATACGCCGTATGACCGGTTCCGGATCGAGGATAACCGCAGGCGAATGGTACTTGGATCACCGGACGAAGTGCGGCAGCAGTTGACAGCACTCATGGAGGAATACCAATGCGAGGAAATTATGTTCGCTACGCTTATGCACCGCTATGAGGACAAGCTGAGATCCCTGCGGCTGATAGCCGATGTCTGCGGGTTACGCGGAGGGGCCGGGGCGAATTAG